A genomic window from Phoenix dactylifera cultivar Barhee BC4 unplaced genomic scaffold, palm_55x_up_171113_PBpolish2nd_filt_p 000007F, whole genome shotgun sequence includes:
- the LOC103696909 gene encoding cilia- and flagella-associated protein 251-like → MMRQVSSRNQRSKGLRVKNILQLCLLAAVCFWLVYQLKHSYNKKRALEERNLKASEKIVESQLEFLKLGRKDLSRGEENSSGNGIHDKEEGNEEVEEEEEDREVKQAMEDEEAGGDGDDEIDEQDQERDDEQEDQERADEEAENGELTNEEDKDGQGEETQPLDDQDPEEDSSHKAREESYKRDDVSSAVRRENQAKNSDDEDGDAGEEVMENTEEKYVDADDMADGADDASKTNSDLSVRVADVSKDNIMGVVLAGSKTNRDDYPTTNRTVIEKKGSKFGFNNSEGSPRSNQRELQTNSTTSSATSNHVEAHANSTSAVSNNQTETQTSSTVSDAVPDSVLLENETFGRDSVPKHSIMENSEGNKINLKNVMMEGLAERSNTTVGREDAGEHSSMSLGTHNSGDPIQGEFTESLHKMVTEEERDARIDLSTLRAMQNEVKSMADEAAK, encoded by the coding sequence ATGATGAGGCAGGTATCCAGTAGAAACCAGAGGAGCAAGGGGCTTAGggtgaaaaatattcttcagTTGTGCCTCCTGGCTGCTGTCTGCTTCTGGCTTGTTTACCAGTTGAAGCATTCTTATAATAAGAAAAGGGCACTAGAAGAGAGGAATTTGAAGGCTTCGGAGAAGATAGTCGAGAGTCAGTTAGAGTTCTTAAAACTTGGCAGGAAGGATCTCTCTCGTGGTGAGGAGAACAGCTCTGGGAATGGCATTCATGACAAGGAAGAAGGCAatgaagaagttgaagaagaagaagaagatcgggAGGTCAAACAAGCAATGGAGGATGAAGAAGCTGGAGGAGATGGAGATGATGAGATAGATGAGCAAGATCAAGAGAGAGATGATGAGCAGGAGGATCAAGAGAGGGCTGATGAGGAAGCTGAGAATGGAGAACTGACCAATGAAGAAGACAAGGATGGTCAGGGTGAGGAGACACAGCCATTGGATGACCAAGACCCTGAAGAGGATTCTTCTCACAAGGCACGTGAAGAAAGTTATAAAAGAGATGATGTATCCAGTGCTGTACGCCGAGAAAATCAAGCAAAAAATTCTGATGATGAAGATGGTGATGCGGGTGAGGAAGTAATGGAAAACACGGAGGAGAAATATGTGGATGCGGATGATATGGCTGATGGAGCAGATGATGCTTCGAAGACTAATAGTGATTTGAGTGTTCGAGTGGCAGATGTCTCCAAGGATAATATTATGGGTGTTGTTTTGGCAGGGAGCAAGACCAACCGGGATGACTATCCAACCACGAACAGGACTGTTATCGAGAAAAAAGGATCGAAGTTTGGATTCAATAATTCGGAAGGGTCTCCCAGAAGCAATCAGAGAGAACTGCAGACCAACTCTACAACATCATCTGCAACTAGCAATCATGTAGAAGCACATGCCAATTCAACATCAGCTGTATCCAACAATCAAACAGAAACACAGACTAGCTCAACAGTATCTGATGCTGTGCCTGACAGTGTGCTTCTCGAGAATGAAACTTTCGGCAGGGATTCAGTTCCAAAGCACAGCATTATGGAAAATTCTGAGGGAAATAAGATCAACTTGAAAAATGTGATGATGGAAGGACTGGCTGAGAGGTCTAATACAACTGTTGGGCGAGAGGATGCTGGAGAGCACTCCTCCATGTCCTTGGGTACACACAACAGTGGAGATCCAATTCAGGGTGAATTCACTGAATCTTTGCATAAAATGGTcacagaagaagagagagacgcTCGTATAGATCTGTCAACCTTACGTGCCATGCAAAATGAAGTAAAGAGCATGGCAGATGAAGCTGCAAAGTGA
- the LOC103696908 gene encoding cytochrome c oxidase subunit 6a, mitochondrial isoform X1, with product MATSMARSGLRAAAAAALRGEAKSGARPVLLNKRSFSASAHHDDAYETAKWEKITYAGIVTCTILSIYNLSKGHPHHPEPPPYPYLHIRNKEFPWGPDGLFEKKHSEH from the exons ATGGCGACGTCCATGGCAAGATCGGGTCTtcgagcggcggcggcggccgccCTCCGTGGAGAGGCGAAGAGCGGCGCCCGCCCGGTTCTTCTCAACAAGAGGAGCTTCTCCGCCTCTGCCCACCACGACGACGCCT ATGAGACCGCGAAATGGGAGAAGATTACATACGCTGGAATCGTGACCTGCACCATTCTGTCCATCTATAACCTGTCCAAGGGCCATCCCCACCATCCCGAGCCGCCG CCTTACCCATATCTGCACATCCGGAACAAGGAATTCCCCTGGG GTCCCGATGGGCTTTTTGAGAAGAAGCATTCTGAGCACTAG
- the LOC103696908 gene encoding cytochrome c oxidase subunit 6a, mitochondrial isoform X2 yields the protein MATSMARSGLRAAAAAALRGEAKSGARPVLLNKRSFSASAHHDDAYETAKWEKITYAGIVTCTILSIYNLSKGHPHHPEPPPYPYLHIRNKEFPWDGDASFPMHRC from the exons ATGGCGACGTCCATGGCAAGATCGGGTCTtcgagcggcggcggcggccgccCTCCGTGGAGAGGCGAAGAGCGGCGCCCGCCCGGTTCTTCTCAACAAGAGGAGCTTCTCCGCCTCTGCCCACCACGACGACGCCT ATGAGACCGCGAAATGGGAGAAGATTACATACGCTGGAATCGTGACCTGCACCATTCTGTCCATCTATAACCTGTCCAAGGGCCATCCCCACCATCCCGAGCCGCCG CCTTACCCATATCTGCACATCCGGAACAAGGAATTCCCCTGGG ATGGAGATGCTTCTTTCCCTATGCATAGATGCTAA